Genomic DNA from Paenibacillus donghaensis:
TAATAACTATGGGCGCTCCTTATCCTCCGTGAAGATGTTTCCGGATGTTGTATCTTTTGCACAACCGGAGCATGCGCCTTATCTGGAGTATCGGATTCTGGTGCGGCAGGACGCGGATTATAGCCTAACCATTTATATTGCGCCGACGAACAACCTGTCACCAACCAGTGGATTGAGATATGCGGCAGGTTTCGATGCGGAAACGCCAGTCATTACGGACACCTTGCCGTTGAACTTTGAGGGGGGCAATCATGATAATGAACCGTGGTGCCGCGCTGTTATGGATAATATTCATATTATGACCACCCGTCATACTTTAACGAAGGGTATCCATACTCTCCGCTTGTACAGATTGGATGCCGGTCTGGTTCTGCAGAAGCTTGTATTGTCTGCTTCCCCGCTTCCCAATTCGTATTTTGGGCCGGAGGAGAGTTTCTATACGGGCAGTCCGGCCATTAATAGTTAGGCTAATCGGGAAAGGAGTATGCCCGGGGTACTGCGGGTCCTCCGTTATTTCAGGGCAGATGACGGAGGATATCCCTTTATATTTTTGAAGACATTGCTGAAATAGGCGACATCATGATAACCACAGTGCTCTGCCACTTCAGACACATTAAAACCACCTGCCGACAGAATCATCTCGGCGTTGTTCACCCGCACCCTGTTCATAAATTCTTTATAGGTGGAGCCGGTGTTCTGCTTGAACAGCTTGCCAAGATATACAGGATTCAGGGCGACGATATCTGCCAGCTCCTGGATCGTGACGTTCTCCGAATAATGATCCATGATGTGGGACATGGCTTTATGGATTCTCGGATCAATCAGCGGTGTCTCCTGATGGTGGGCGATGCTGAGCAGGCGATACACAATCAGTTGAAAGAGGGCACGGGCTTTCATTCTGTATAAAGGCTGTTTGCCCATCCATACATGCGAGAATTCTCTGATGTCCTCCAGAATTTCTTTGGTCCTCCAGTTCTTGGTTACGGTCTCAAAAGGAAGCGGCACAGGATCGCCTGTCTCCCAGGTGAAATTAAACGCAAAGGAACGCATCGGTGCCTCCTTGAAGGTCTGGGCTTCCCGAACACAGCCAGCAGGAGCATAGAGCATATCGCCAGCTTCCACGGTGAACTTCTCCCCGTTAATGTAATAGTTCGATTTGCCTTCAACGATGAAGGTAAGATCATGGAAATCGATGGTGCTCTTGACAATTTCCCAATCCGGGAAGGATCTGCGATCGACGAACAAAAAAACATTCGGAACAAGGTTTTCATATTTGTTAATGTCCATTTTCAGTATTTGCTCCTTCCGTCAACCAGCGCTGCACAAATACCCATGGGTATATTATACAAAAAGGATGCATAGGGGTACCACTTATCTGCTAAATCTGGTGGTAAACCTCTTATTAACTGAGGTTTGCCACCAGATTAATATTTAATAATGTCACTGTATCAGATGATACAGATGCGGCGGAACATCTGACAGAAACGGGTTGAAATCGCCGTTTAAACACACATGCAGATCATGCATGGCTCTTGTGCAGGCCGTGTAAAATAACTTTCGCTCGCTCTCTTGGCCATACTTATGCTGCGAGGCATCGTATATAACCACCGCATCAAACTCAATCCCCTTCGCCAGATAAGCAGGAATTACGATTATACCTGCTGCAAAAGCAGCCGTTTCTTTTTCAACCAGCCGAATAGGGAGCTTGGCTTGTAGAGCGCGGTGAGCTTCTATGCTCTCATTGGCGGTTTTGCAAATGATGGCAATGGTTCGGTGGCCTTTATTCTGTAGCTCAAGTATACTGCTCAGCACTTGGGCAATAAGTCCATCGGTACTCCGGACCTGCTTGACGGTCGGTTTGTTGCCTTGGCGGTCAAAAGCTTCAATCGTCTGCCCGCCCGGAATGCTTGCCCGCGTGAATTCAATGATCGGCTGTGTCGAGCGGTAGCTGCGTGTTAGTCTTACGGATTGTGTATTATCGTCTCCATATAGAGATTGCAGCAGTTCTGTGTCTTCGCTCGCCTGGTCATGAATGAAGATTCGTTGGTTCCAGTCTCCCAGCACGGTCATTCGGCTCCGGGGAAACAATCGCTTGATGAACATAAACTGAAAGGTGGAGAAGTCCTGGGCCTCATCAATAAACACATGCCGGATCGTATTGTTGGTCTGGAATCCCTCGATACATTCGGTAAGATACAAGAAGGGTGTGGCATCCTCATACAAAAGCTTGGCTTGATCCAATGGGCCTACCGTATGTTTACAAATGGCCTGCCAATGTTGAGGTAATCCCAAACCTTCATTAAAGATCGGTAAGTTCTCAAGAGAAGCAAACAGCTGAAGGTAAATTCCGGGAATATCCACGTATGCGAATTGCTGGATGTCCTGCTGCAGAGGCCTGAAATGGACATCTACGATTCTGGCAGCCAGAATATCCCGCTCGCTCCTGGAATCGGAGAAGGCAGGGTCTGCAAGGCGTTCCTGTTTCTGCAGCTCCTGATAGGCCCAGTTATATTCCTCTCTGTCCAGCAGTTCCATTTCATCTTCAACCCAAGGCTTTTCTCTTTCCTGAATGGCCTGTTTCTTCAACTCCTTCAGCAGCCACTCG
This window encodes:
- a CDS encoding AraC family transcriptional regulator; translated protein: MDINKYENLVPNVFLFVDRRSFPDWEIVKSTIDFHDLTFIVEGKSNYYINGEKFTVEAGDMLYAPAGCVREAQTFKEAPMRSFAFNFTWETGDPVPLPFETVTKNWRTKEILEDIREFSHVWMGKQPLYRMKARALFQLIVYRLLSIAHHQETPLIDPRIHKAMSHIMDHYSENVTIQELADIVALNPVYLGKLFKQNTGSTYKEFMNRVRVNNAEMILSAGGFNVSEVAEHCGYHDVAYFSNVFKNIKGYPPSSALK